In Lentisphaerota bacterium, one DNA window encodes the following:
- a CDS encoding ABC transporter ATP-binding protein codes for MPPLLQIEHLSVRFDTDDGVVAAVDDVSLALDRG; via the coding sequence ATGCCGCCCCTGCTCCAGATCGAACACCTCTCCGTGCGCTTCGACACCGATGACGGCGTCGTCGCTGCGGTTGATGATGTGTCGCTCGCGCTTGACCGCGGC
- a CDS encoding ABC transporter permease subunit, translating to MGVDGSGRDVLARVLFGLRTGLLFGALLVVWAMCIGLVIGALQGYFGGLLDLFGQRLIEIWSALPFLYIMILIGSVLGRSFLLLLICFGLFNWIGISTYMRAEFLRLRGRPFIESARCQGLGPLRIIFRHILPNALTPLITLFPFNLVGAIAALSALDFLGFGLPPLAPSWGELLNQAQAHRGAWWLVVFPSSALFVVMILAVLIGEGLRDAFDPKPKTRME from the coding sequence ATGGGCGTCGACGGCTCGGGACGGGACGTCCTGGCCCGTGTCCTGTTCGGCCTTCGGACCGGACTGCTGTTTGGCGCGCTCTTGGTGGTCTGGGCGATGTGCATCGGCCTCGTGATCGGGGCGCTACAGGGATATTTCGGCGGCCTTCTGGACCTGTTCGGCCAGCGGCTGATCGAAATCTGGTCGGCCCTCCCCTTCCTGTACATCATGATCCTGATCGGCTCGGTCCTCGGCCGGAGCTTCCTGCTGCTGCTGATCTGCTTTGGCCTCTTCAACTGGATTGGCATCTCCACCTACATGCGCGCCGAATTCCTCCGCCTCCGCGGCCGGCCGTTCATCGAATCGGCCCGCTGCCAGGGTCTTGGCCCGCTCCGCATTATCTTCCGCCACATCCTCCCCAACGCCCTCACGCCGCTGATCACCCTGTTTCCCTTCAATCTCGTCGGCGCCATCGCGGCCCTCTCGGCCCTGGACTTTCTGGGCTTCGGCCTGCCGCCGCTCGCGCCCAGTTGGGGCGAGCTCCTCAATCAGGCTCAGGCACACCGCGGAGCCTGGTGGCTCGTCGTCTTCCCCTCATCCGCGCTGTTTGTCGTCATGATCCTCGCCGTGCTGATCGGCGAGGGGCTGCGCGATGCGTTCGACCCCAAACCCAAAACCCGCATGGAGTGA